The window TGAAATAATGcataaaataaaagtaaagaagACAACATAAATTCTCACTTTCACGTTCTCTACCCTATGGATATGGAAAAAGTGATTCATTACCTTCATATTTAATGATGTAGTGAGTTGAAAAGTTGTCTTTTCCTtcacaaaaaatatcaaatgaaatagtGGATTATGAAAGTGGTTCCAGAGCAGTTGTTAAATGGCTTCATTGAAATCATTcctgtgaccttgaccttggtaaagtgcatttctaatTTACATTTTTGAACAGTTTAAACAATTCccatcaaaatgatatataatttgtgctgataatttcattttgaaaaattgaccctCTGGTTGACAAATTTATGGAATTGCCCtgttgtcaggtatgtttattccatgggagtatcggcaaattttgcgcttagtcctacgcgtaatattgcttgctatacgcagtttcGCTATGCGCGACCATTACAAGTTGTAAGTCGCTGCGCGAGATCTAGTACCCTTACTAATAGGCCTAGATACTATACCATATCTACAAAAAAATGGGTTTCATGATTGAATTTCTTCAGGCAGATGTCAGTGTCAAACCAACATGGATATGCAAAATATAGTTTTACTCGTACATCTTAACATTTTCTAGAACACACCAATTCTGAATTAGAACCTGGGATGTGAAATTCCACGAGACACGGTTCTATTTATAGTTAAGTCCTCCATTCAGTTAAAAGGGTAAAATGTGTACCCGTATGTAATAAGAACCGGCTTACGAGCAAACTACAGATCGTATCCTACAACGAGACAATTTTATGaagatatatttgaaaaaattATAACTTGATTTACTTTCATTGACTTGCAATGGTATATGACAAACAATTGAATAAACAGAGTAGATTCGTACGGAGTGTATgtggaaaaatgaattttatacgCTTTTCTCCGTGTCCGCCTTCCTGGTCTGTTCATCGCTTTCTTTTGTTCATGGTTGGTTCCTGCTGTAAAAGTGGTAATTGTCACGGACGATGGGGGCCGCTTTCGATGCGCTTGAGTTATAAGCCTAACACGTTGCTACCCCGTCAGAGTTACGAATGTGGCACTTTTAATGTGCTCGTGAGGCGATTGTGATACGCTCTAAAACCACGGCGAcctcgctacggaagttttgGACATACAATGTTTTCAAAACCTCCGTAGCGAGGTCGCCGACCATGGTGACGGTGACGACCCTCCGCGCTCCTGAACAGCTCAAGATATGATGGAGAAGATTTAACTAGCGACATAGCCACGATCCGCCGAGCTTTGTCGATTTTTGATGATCGTAGTGGAATCGCCGTCTAGTGAAATGGGGTTATAAGTAACGTTAGAGCCACACTTGtaagtttctgtttctgtttcagTTCCGTCGGTATAATGTTACCATACATAGTACAGTACATTATCTTTGTTTACTTACAggatgaagattttttttttttttttttttaaagggatttGTCATTTGTAGACCTAGAGGGCTACTACTGGTAGGCTTTGTTAGACACGTAGATCGTCTCGGGCCCCATCTAACACCTTACGTATATATTTTGTGACTTTATGAGAATCCATTTTATGTtaatttctctccttttcccAGGTTGAAGCTGCCCTGAccaatgatgcagaaaatgaaGAACTTCTCAAGTTGAAGCAAGATTTACAAGTAAGACAAAAAGGAAACAGAGTAGATTCTAATTTCTAATTCTATTCTAGATGTCGACAGTGTACAggattccatgacatttgcttctgAGACAATTGCTCGCATGAAATACAGTGTAGGAAGTATCTGCACTGTAATTCTAAgccaaacatacattgtaatttctACTCACAAACATACTGTAACTTTAGCCcaaatcctaatcctcacatcaaactaatcctaaaaccctatcacaaccctaaccctataaatcctaagtccttggagaacataagaccggagcaattgtcgcaggagcgtAATAAGTCATGTCTACACAGTAAACTTTACAGACAGTGTGTAGCTATAGCTCTCCAAACCACTGTCTGTTCTGTGCCCAGATGCACAATCCAAGCTTGAAATGTCAAACAAAATAGTAGGACAGCTagaacttaaaggacaagttcaccttcattaacataaggattgagagaatgcagcaatagtagaacacatcattgataGTTTGAGGacaattggacaatccgttcaaaagttttgaaattttgaagtttttgtgcagtcaccgctggatgagaagactgagtactgcagtgtatgatgtcatatgcgtacaacaatataaggaaaatataaagagaatttcacaaaatttcatcttttgaaaaaagtacacattcccttgactcgttactgacatatgttatgggtaatattatttccattgcctttagaaagaggcaagtcaagtgctcttttattatgcgaaaaaagtgaaaatatgtttaattttctttacattttctttatagtgttgtactcatatgacatcacgagccttagtagtctcctcatccagcggttccaacacaaaagttttaaaaattcataacttttgcattgattgtccaattttcctcaaactttcactgatgtgttctactaatattgctgcattctctcaatccttacgttaaggaaggtgaacttgtcctttaaaaagaaaaagcagcAACACACAATAAAATATTCCAGCAAAGCCTCGGTTGTTATCAGTACAATTTTGCTGAATGCAGGAAAGTGGGCCTTAAATAGTTAAGAATGCCAAGAGTCACAGTTATGAATGTCAAAAGATTATCTTTTTTacctctttcattttctttctttttagatctactgaaaaaagaaaataaaaaagctgTGACATCTTTAAATACAAGGTGACACATTTTTGATAGTATCATCAGACTTTGCATGCATATGGCCCATATCAGAGTAGTAAAACAGTGTATGAAACATTCTGCTGGTATACCAATCTGATTTTTGGGGTGCAACATTATTTCActgaaattttttttaaagtaaaaggTTGCTCAAAAAGGTTGCTACTAGTATGAAACAAAAAGCCTCAGAAAGGACATAACCGTAGAGATTGCGCACAgtgaataacaaaaacaaggtgcagtacagtgtatgtatgaaCTTAGCATTTGTTGAAGGCCCTTTTGTTTTCCTGCAGGTGCAGAAAACGAGAGGAGACAAAGTCATGCCACCAGTGAGAGGCCAGCCAAAGCGAATAGGACGTATGTGGAGGCTTGTCCACAATTCAGTATCTTTAATGTTAATGAGTTACATGGATTAAGACACCTGGTATGGACCTCCCGTGAGTGAAAATAGCAACTCTTTTGTTTGATGACActattgaaatacatgtattcagagGGGGTGGTACAAGGGTTTTGGCTCTCAAGACTCACAAATATTATTCACAATCACTGACTTCAAAAGGCCCTCAGGCTGATGGCTTGACTGTATTTCACTTCACACAGCGTGGTATTAAACAAAGACTGCAACAAACTGAGTCTCATTCCTCACTCCCATGATACTTATATCAGCTGTAGGGCACCCAGGTACTCCCATCACTCTCCTGTGGAGTGTGTGTCCATCTttaacattacattgtatttgtttctCTGGAATTGTAGGAGGTCATTGACCTGACGACAGACCTGCTGAAAGCCGCCCAGGGGACCACCACTTCAGCCGAGTCGGACTCAGAGGAACCAGCAGTTAGTCACTCGTGGAATGTTGCAGACAGGTGCCTAGCATGTTGGAGCAAAGACCAACAGTGAGTATGATTACTTTAACACAGTACTGGTAATTAGTATCATGTTTTTCTCTGTGAAATCTTTGTCTCCAAGTTAAAATACCATTTTCCACTTTAAAATATGCCCTTTCAGCCCTCAAAATACTGCGGTACTGTTCACATACAAGGGTGGTATCCCTTTGTGTGATTGTAAATTACCCACACTTTCCTGCTTTGCGTACAATGCCTATCTGTCAGCTGTTCTTGTAATTTAAGAatagttcttctttttttcaagaaaaaaaaaaaagctttttcaactattgttttcatattcttCTGTCCTGACCATCTGGTATTAAGTGATTTgtgaaaattcatatttttttttttttttttttgcaaatatttctCCTAATTGTTCCAAGTTGTTTAGTGGCAGCATTGCAGCATGTATGGCAGTGTATCAATATACCCAGTGACGTTCTTGTTTATCATCGTTTTAAGCCAATGTCACACTTGCGAAAAGGAGACAAGTTGTTTTTTCCTGACATTATTCATGGTGTTTGTAGGTGGGCCCCCAAAGcaaatttttatttgatgatttgtttgttttctttttttttaaatacccaGATGAATGTCAGAATGCAGTGACAGGTGACCTGCCTCAAAGTTGAAATTGTTTTATAAAGTTGATGAGTTTAATGAAAAGGATAGGTGCTGCTCCCTTGCTAAAGAGCTTGTACCTGATAACATGCAAATGAATGCTACATGTAATGACCTTCTAGGAAGGCTGTTTTTGATGTGTCCTAAAATATGTGATGAATATCATCATTGTTCCATTGATTTGCTTGTCTGACAGACAATAGCAAAGTAATAATTTAGTATTTCATAATTGCCATTTAGACTTCATTCAGGAATGGCTGAAAGATTTGGTTATCTCTTTGTTTTGCTCTTTCTCGTTCAATAGGTACTACCCAGCGACAATAGACCAAGTTCACGAGGATGGTACTGTGACTGTAATCTTTGATGTCTATGAAAACATTGAAGTCAAACATGTGAGTACTGTATGAGCACACTGGTCTAAATATTTGATACttatgtctgtctatctgtttatTTGCAGATATGCACAATGTACTTCCATTTCTTTTAAATGTCAGCCTATGCATTTATTTgtagatatacagtgtacttccatttttttttatttttatgtcagTCTATCATCTGTTttcagtgtacattgtatgtatgctTGACATCCATCCATATATGGGACTGCATAAGTTGTTCTAATTAAACTCTGTACAATCTCCTAAATTGTTTTActtttcttattgttttatttgttcCATTTATGATCAGGTGTCCAAACTCAAAGATATACCAGAAGATCAGAGAGAGAAGAGACCTGCCCCTGATGGCGACTCAGACAACAGATCGATGTCAAAGTGAGTGCTTTCAAATACTGTACACGGCATGTATTTAGCGAGTgtaattctttgtgaaacaggaCTTCCCAATGATTCTGTTGTGAGTGCTTACAATCAAATTTATGATTGTGGAATACAGTAATGAATGAGGAAGTATATACATGCAAGTAGCATTCGTTTCGGAATTAGAGTAgatattttgtgtattgattAATACACAGAAAAGCACCGgactctgcaaaatatgtgaagttgaaaaacctcgcgaaatgtatggcatatacaggaacttttttttccctctcatctctctgtctctcatttctattttcatttcttatgtaAGTAAAGACAGGTCATGTTTGGTTGATTACTGCCTATGTGTGTGGatccagtgtgtgtgtgtgtgtgtgtgtgtgtgtgtgatcactTACACCTATAACTGATCTTGTGATGTTAACAGTGTAGTTTTGGATGACCTGCAGCAAACATTTCTTTATAACTGGCATGTCGCATCCAAATGTCTGTTGCTTCATGAACAAGCAGTTTTTAAGCACGTACACGGTCATCTTGCTTAGTCgacctcgcctaagtcgaaGGCCTTtccaagtcctcttctctttatattccaTAGATTTTAACCCCTCATACGTGAAATTTTCTCAAAGTCGAAgatatttcttcagtccaaatagattcgactttTGATGTACagtaggcaaggttgactgtattataCCTGTTTAGTGGAATGCACTTGTGCATGCATgagctttgttttttgttaactCTTGCATACTCTCCTTGTTGCCATTGTTTTTCCaatgtgatatttaaatttCGTTTCTGATTTTGACACCCTGTTTCTTTTGCAGGAAACAAATGCTAGCCAAGCAGAGGGAatacaagaagaagaagcagcagAAGAAAGCGGACCGGCTCAAACAACAGGAGCAGCTGCACGAGGACCAGAAGAAGTCATGGCAAAATTTCAGCTCCAAGGTGAACTGCCATATTTCTTAATTCTGTGTTGCCAACAACTCTGATGTTTTCATTGTGGGCTTTTATATTTATGTGTCTGGTCCAAAGAGCACCTTAAttatatacaaatagtgaatggtcacaagtgcaatggtacaagatcttgcatgaggtgaaagataaGAGGTGctctattcaactcggcttcgcctcatCATTCACCGAGTGCAAagtcttgttccattgcacgagtaaagaccatacactatttgttttgcACAACACCTCAAACGTCAACAGATttggtccacacagattcttgaatttagcacagaaatggcaaccattttccgtgaaagatGAATTAGTAGCCGCACAGTCGCAGTCATTGTGTACGTACATATACTATGTGAAATGAAGTTGTCACAAAAATGAGGGACAAAAGTATGCgcttgtattaaaaaaaaagcgctCGTAATTGTCGAATGCCCGCggcaaatgttttttttttattgtcacatCAGAGCCGTGTGATGGAACAAAAACTttgagtcaatcttgagtttaaCACGGGAGTCAGTTGAAATGGGTGACGTCAGCCATgcgctatccatttttgctcaaacaaaattgcatggcTGACAGCCAGAGCGTGCGATGGAACTTtcactaaatgtcacgtgatgggcaatcgaccagACTGATAGCTACATTCTgaataggtgttgtataaaacatgatgtctttttttttgtgtgtgtgtgtgtgtgtgtgtgctatttttttgtctctctgtctgtttgcCACAGATTTTGTCTTTAGCTTGTGAGAGGAGATGTCAGGAGCAAAACTGGCTGCTGTATTTAAACTGTATCATTTTGCGACTGAAGCTGTTCTGGAAAGCATGTTTAGTTTGCTGCAGCTGCTTGTTTTGAAACAGAATATTATACTCCTCCATAATTGACTCCTCGTATAGTTCATCAAAAtgtccatttaaaaaaaaaaaaattgcaaaggCATGCATGCTCAGAATGACTCAACAATCATTTGATATCATGCTTTTTAATACAGTTACTgatagttgaaaaaaaaaaaaaaatctgatcatGATTTTGTTTCTGCATTCAAGAGATGCATGTATGTATTCCATGGTAGGAAAGGCAGCTTATCCCATCGGAAAGTATGAGAGTCCACAGTAGAGCAAACAATAACTTATTGTAGGACTATTTCATTTACATgcacaaatttacatttgtgTAAAAATCTAGGTAATGATTGAATTCTTTGAAAGTGAACCTGCTCCAAAGATCTGCCGTAAGTTTGAAGTCAATGTTCAGTATGTGAATGGAATGTTATTGTCCACTATACACAGGCACTGAAAGGGAAGAAGGGCTTCACGAAGAAAAGCATATTTGCATCGCCGGACTTCAACGAGGGCAAGGTTGGCGTAGGGACGTGTGGAGTGGGCGGTCAACCCATGACCAAGTTCAAGATGCCCAAGCACAAAGTCGTGAGGAAATGATGGCACGAGGAGCGCGTCCAGTGAGACCAAAGCGGAGGAGcgtgggaggggagagagggacGGAAGAAGGTATTCTTCTGAGAGCCCCAGCTGGATGCCAGCGGTGGCACCGTCTGTCGTTGTTGGTTGTGTATATTTTTTGACCGATGACGAGGACAGCCTTCTGAGTCGTCTTCTGCTCAT of the Diadema setosum chromosome 16, eeDiaSeto1, whole genome shotgun sequence genome contains:
- the LOC140239707 gene encoding survival of motor neuron-related-splicing factor 30-like — its product is MATSSDDYSVNLATYKAQLQQVEAALTNDAENEELLKLKQDLQEVIDLTTDLLKAAQGTTTSAESDSEEPAVSHSWNVADRCLACWSKDQQYYPATIDQVHEDGTVTVIFDVYENIEVKHVSKLKDIPEDQREKRPAPDGDSDNRSMSKKQMLAKQREYKKKKQQKKADRLKQQEQLHEDQKKSWQNFSSKALKGKKGFTKKSIFASPDFNEGKVGVGTCGVGGQPMTKFKMPKHKVVRK